One Miscanthus floridulus cultivar M001 chromosome 11, ASM1932011v1, whole genome shotgun sequence DNA window includes the following coding sequences:
- the LOC136493973 gene encoding defensin-like protein CAL1, translating to MASTSSRMVASVVVFLLLLAASEMGTTRVAEARHRHCFSQSHKFVGACLSESNCENVCKTEDFPSGECKWHGIVSKCHCKRIC from the exons ATGGCGTCGACCTCCAGCCGCATGGTCGCATCCGTCGTCGTCTTCCTGCTGCTGCTCGCCGCCTCAG AGATGGGGACGACGAGGGTGGCTGAAGCGAGGCACAGGCACTGCTTCTCGCAGAGCCACAAGTTCGTCGGCGCCTGCCTGAGCGAGAGCAACTGCGAGAACGTCTGCAAGACGGAGGACTTTCCGTCGGGCGAGTGCAAGTGGCACGGCATAGTGAGCAAGTGCCACTGCAAGCGGATCTGCTAG